The region CCCTTCGCCATCCAGTAGCACCGATCTCGCAGGACGGGCCGCGCCAGCACTGGCGCGGCCCATTTTGTTTTGCGCCTACCAGCGCGCCGCCAGGCGCGCCATAGCCCGCAGCGCGCCCGCCGCCATGGCGCTGCGCGGCCTGCCCTCGTCGAGGATGCGCAGCGTGCACACGGCCCAGCGCAGCGCGCGCTGGTCGGGCGTGTGCGCCATGGCCCACGCTAGCGTAGCGCTGCGCTGGGGAGCCAGCAGCTCGGCCCATGCGGCGTACTCGGTGCTGGCCTGGCCCAGCAGCCACAGCAGGAAGGGGATGCGGCTGCCCGCGTAGAGCTGGGGGAAGGCCTGCCGCACATCGGGCCTGCGCCGGTAGATGTGGGCGGCCACGGCGGTGATCGGCGGCAGGCTGGCCGAGGTGGCCGGGTCTTCGGCGGCGGGCTGGGCGGCCCAGGTCAGCAGCGCCTGCCATGTGGGCGCGGTGAACGTAGCATCGAGGCCATACTCGGCCTGGGCGTGCTGCGCCACCCACAGCAGCACGTCGATGCGGTGCTCGCCGTCGATGTCGGGGTAGGCCCGCCGCAGATCGCCGCGCGTGCGGTGCAGGAAGCGGGCTAGGCTGGTGATTGGCGGCGCACCAATGTCGGCTGGGTCGCTGTGGGTGGCCCAGGCCTGCAGCGCTCGCCGTGTGGGCGCGGTCAGCAGCTTGTCGAAATGTGGCGGGCTGCTCGTATACCCGCACAGCCACATGGCCAGCGAGATGCGGTCGCGCCCACGCGGGTCGGGGAAGGCGGCCTGCAGATCGCCCCGGCTGCGGTAGATGTGGGCGACCCAGTTGCTGATCGGAGGCATAGGAGTCTCTGCCGTGCCATCATTTGGAGCTGGGGCGTGCATCCAGGCGATGAAGCTTGAAAGGCAGGCGGCCTGCGCCAGCTCCGGCCAGCGCCGCTCGGCCTGGGATGATTCGACCGAGAGGTAGATCTCCTTCATCAGCGAGACGACGGCGGGCGGCAGATCATGGCGCTCGAAGAAGGTGGCGCGGCGTGGTGTGGCCTTGGGGCGTATGTCGCGCCACACATCATCCTCGCCCAGGCTGTAGCCCAGCTCGGCGAAGAAGACGGGGTACGGCTGCTCCTCGCGCAGCAGCTGCACGATCTGCGCGGGCAGCGCGCTGCGCCACTCGCCGTAGCCGCCCCTGCGGAAAAAGATGCTGCCATCCTGCGAGAGCGCCCGCATCGTGCCGATGTCGCAGCGCTCCACCGCCCGCTCGATCGCCTCAAGCGGCACGGGCTGGATGCGGTCGGTCAGGTGCTTGAGTGTGCCCACGGGGTCGTTGTAGAGCGCCTCGTAGGGCACGATATGCGATGCACCGCTGCGCACCCAGGCCGCCGAGACGCCCACGACATCCTTGAAGGTGCTCTGGATCACGCGGCGCACCGGCTCGCCGAAGCTGCCGTCGTCGAGGGCGAGGTCGGCCAGCTGGTAGAAGTTGTGGCGGCGGCGGTAGGCCCGGATGTAGTGGTAGAGCGAGAGCAGCACATCGCCGGGGTGTCGGATGGTGGTTATCAGGGTGGCCTGGGTAGCCTGCGCCCAGCGCAGCAGCTCTGGCTCGGGCCAGTAGTGCTGGTGGCTGATCCAGCGCTGGCCCTGGCGGCTGGCTATGCTGGGGTCGAAGGGGAAGTCGAGCTTGGTGGTGGGCAGATCGTAGATGGCCGCGAGCAGCTGTCGGAGCCATGTGTTGCCAGTTTTTGCGGTGCTGGCGATCAGTATTCGCTGTGGAGCTGGGGCATTCAACCGAGATCCTTTCCGTGTGTGGTGATGCCCCTAGATGTAGCAGGTATTTGTGAATTTTTGGTTTAGAAGCTGTGGAGATTTGGTGGGTTTCCTTTGGGGTGAGAAATACCCTGTTCTTTATTGTACAAATAATACAAAGAAATGCTGTGGATAGTGCTCTATTTACGCATATAAAGTAGTTTAAAGTGGATAAAGAGGCAGGATAATGCAAGAAATACCATGAAAAAATGCATGAAAGCATTTGTAAGTCTGTTTATAATCGGGCTTCATTGTGCATATTGTACAAATGTACGCGAAGGCTTGTGTGAGATTATTGCATAGACATAAAGATTCTTCTTTGCTATTATGGCATTAAATCATGTTGATGAGATCTATTACCTATTTCCCAATCAATAGGAAGTATATACGCCTTCTTTCTGCCTCATAGGACTGCAGCCTGATTGTCAGCGCCGACTTTCCCCATTGCGATGCCGCATTTGAACATGGCTTTCCTTGACTTCGCTCTATAGACACCTCGACTTTGCAGACGAGATAAATACTTATTCTATGAGTGGTTGATGGTATGCCTTTATATCATGAACTAATCTACTTATTTGATGAGTATGAGGCCATAAGAATTGCCCAACGATAATAAGGGTTCTCTCTTCATATCGTAGTGTTTGGACATATAGAGATATACGCTAGATTTATCGCAGTATAGTAGATATTTATTTATTTAGTAACTATAGGCATATGATCATACAATCGTAGCAAATGCTACAATTGTATGATCATATGCCTATTTTTTTTGTAGTTTGCACATAAAATATTTTGGTTAAATCTAGTAAACCTAAAGTTGAGGAAAATAGATTGATCATGGAGAAAATCATGATACATTCATGATCATTCAGCAGGCCACTCGCAAAATATCTAACAAGCGGCAGAATCGATAGCGATAATCGATTCTGCCGCACTCAAGGAGGCTCCCAATGCGACAGATAGCATTCTACGGCAAGGGCGGTATCGGGAAGTCCACCACGCAGCAGAACACCGCAGCAGCTCTGGCGTCCATGGGCAACAAGCTGATGGTTGTGGGCTGCGACCCCAAGGCCGACTGCACCCGCCTGCTGCTACGTGGCATTCGCCAGGCCTCGGTGCTGGACACCATCCGCGATGGCGGCAGCGAGAGCGTCACGCTGGACAAGGTGGTCTCGCCCGGCTACCGCAACGTGAAATGCGTCGAGTCGGGCGGCCCCGAGCCGGGCGTGGGCTGCGGCGGTCGCGGCGTGATCACGGCCATTCAGACGCTGGAGACGCTGGGCGCGTACCAGGACGAGCTGGACTACGTGTTCTACGACGTGCTGGGCGACGTGGTGTGCGGCGGCTTCGCCATGCCCATCCGCGAGGGCTACGCCGAGGAGATCTACATCGTCTGCTCGGGCGAGTACATGGCGCTCTTCGCCGCCA is a window of Chloroflexia bacterium SDU3-3 DNA encoding:
- a CDS encoding sulfotransferase domain-containing protein; this translates as MNAPAPQRILIASTAKTGNTWLRQLLAAIYDLPTTKLDFPFDPSIASRQGQRWISHQHYWPEPELLRWAQATQATLITTIRHPGDVLLSLYHYIRAYRRRHNFYQLADLALDDGSFGEPVRRVIQSTFKDVVGVSAAWVRSGASHIVPYEALYNDPVGTLKHLTDRIQPVPLEAIERAVERCDIGTMRALSQDGSIFFRRGGYGEWRSALPAQIVQLLREEQPYPVFFAELGYSLGEDDVWRDIRPKATPRRATFFERHDLPPAVVSLMKEIYLSVESSQAERRWPELAQAACLSSFIAWMHAPAPNDGTAETPMPPISNWVAHIYRSRGDLQAAFPDPRGRDRISLAMWLCGYTSSPPHFDKLLTAPTRRALQAWATHSDPADIGAPPITSLARFLHRTRGDLRRAYPDIDGEHRIDVLLWVAQHAQAEYGLDATFTAPTWQALLTWAAQPAAEDPATSASLPPITAVAAHIYRRRPDVRQAFPQLYAGSRIPFLLWLLGQASTEYAAWAELLAPQRSATLAWAMAHTPDQRALRWAVCTLRILDEGRPRSAMAAGALRAMARLAARW
- the nifH gene encoding nitrogenase iron protein, which produces MRQIAFYGKGGIGKSTTQQNTAAALASMGNKLMVVGCDPKADCTRLLLRGIRQASVLDTIRDGGSESVTLDKVVSPGYRNVKCVESGGPEPGVGCGGRGVITAIQTLETLGAYQDELDYVFYDVLGDVVCGGFAMPIREGYAEEIYIVCSGEYMALFAANNISKGIKKFAERGYARLGGLICNSRLVENEYELVSEFAKRLNTKLIHFVPRSKDVQRAEINKRTVLDFDSELPQAKEYLTLADKIEHNEDFTIPTPISQDELEDLMREYGIVD